One window of Drosophila busckii strain San Diego stock center, stock number 13000-0081.31 chromosome 3L, ASM1175060v1, whole genome shotgun sequence genomic DNA carries:
- the LOC108600303 gene encoding palmitoyltransferase app, producing the protein MNLLCCCCCTNMAPNQRITRKWELFAGRNKFYCDGLLMSAPHTGVFYLTCILITGTSALFFAFDCPFLATTINPVIPIVGAVLYFFTMSSLLRTTFTDPGVIPRASNDEAAYIEKQIEVPNSLNSPTYRPPPRTKEVLVKGQTVKLKYCFTCKIFRPPRASHCSLCDNCVDRFDHHCPWVGNCVGKRNYRFFYLFLVSLAFLAVFIFSCSVTHLVLLMKTEQEVFEVIKKAPFTVIVVFICFFSIWSVIGLAGFHTYLTTSDQTTNEDLKGSFSSKGGPRTQNPYSRGNICLNCCHILCGPMTPSLIDRRGIATDEYIQQMQHSSPRHALSDVISASQLVTTNQPMLSGISGAGGGISIGGANAELKPRFYDESNPSSSTLDSNAAATLAAMGNGFDRPPSYDMLQNGKSRRQHQRCSLQTLLPASAQQQFKANKHKQLKQQQKQQQQQQQQYQKQQLLAAELQLQLQQEALVNGLHTPPSLQRSPATSSYRLNLKRSLHLPLTPSYDTRNSPLPLLHHHMHAQQTTAIGSVTAAAGAGSSSSTTAPTSASIGTATAPALAPRRPSTLQLQGSAAISVSTSTMATIQTSAPQAPAPSDFKYFSPQRQHDTKVHKYAFPKQARGMRRQSTQSVDSQKVNIAGYQPLPMRSRYKHQEVMFELKSPTNRLTIRECDFGGGGEPCDDDQSIKDSQIFRVSKRNLYMNHRSPWKERDRYSNLYEYSFNIDLNSIIEDAAGSDSS; encoded by the exons CTGCCCGTTTCTGGCGACAACGATTAATCCGGTTATACCCATCGTTGGCGCTGTACTCTACTTCTTCACAATGAGCTCCCTGCTGCGCACAACCTTCACGGATCCGGGCGTCATACCGCGCGCCTCCAACGACGAGGCTGCCTATATTGAAAAGCAAATTG AAGTGCCAAACTCGCTTAACAGCCCCACATACCGACCGCCGCCACGCACCAAGGAGGTGCTCGTTAAGGGCCAAACGGTCAAGCTGAAATACTGCTTCACCTGCAAGATCTTTAGACCACCGCGCGCCTCGCACTGCAGTCTCTGCGACAACTGTGTGGATCGCTTTGATCATCACTGTCCTTGG GTGGGCAACTGCGTGGGCAAGCGCAATTATCgcttcttttatttgtttctagTCTCATTGGCATTTTTAGCTGTATTTATATTCTCGTGCTCTGTGACGCATTTAGTTTTAT TGATGAAAACGGAACAGGAGGTCTTCGAAGTAATTAAGAAGGCGCCATTCACTGTGATTGTTGTGTTCATTTGCTTCTTCTCGATCTGGTCGGTCATTGGCTTGGCTGGTTTTCATACATATCTGACAACCAGCGATCAGACAACGAATGAGGAT ctcAAAGGCAGCTTCTCCTCCAAGGGCGGTCCACGCACGCAGAATCCTTACTCACGCGGCAACATTTGCCTCAACTGCTGTCACATACTCTGCGGTCCCATGACACCCTCGCTTATAGACAG acgCGGCATTGCCACCGATGAGTACATACAACAGATGCAACATTCCAGTCCGCGGCATGCGCTGAGCGATGTCATAAGCGCCTCACAGCTGGTGACCACCAACCAGCCCATGCTGAGCGGCATTTCAGGCGCTGGCGGTGGCATCAGCATAGGCGGAGCTAACGCGGAGCTCAAGCCGCGTTTCTATGATGAG TCGAATCCCTCGTCCTCGACGCTGGACAGCAATGCGGCCGCCACGCTGGCCGCCATGGGCAATGGCTTCGATCGTCCGCCCAGCTACGACATGCTGCAAAACGGTAAGTCACGTCGTCAGCATCAGCGCTGCTCCTTACAGACGCTGCTGCCTGCgagcgcgcagcagcagttcaaagccaacaagcacaagcagctgaagcagcagcaaaagcagcagcagcaacagcagcagcagtaccaaaagcaacagctgctggccgccgagctgcagctgcagctgcaacaggaGGCGTTGGTCAATGGACTGCATacgccgccgtcgctgcaaCGTTCACCTGCCACCTCCAGCTATCGACTCAATCTGAAGCGCTCGCTGCATCTGCCGCTCACGCCTTCGTATGATACACGCAActcgccgctgccgctgctgcatcATCACATGCATGCGCAGCAGACCACAGCCATAGGCAGCGTCACTGCCGCCGCCGGCGCTGGCAGCAGTTCCTCCACTACCGCGCCCACCTCAGCTTCCATCGGCACTGCCACAGCGCCCGCGCTGGCGCCGCGTCGTCCCTcaacgctgcagctgcaaggcAGCGCCGCCATCTCAGTGAGCACCAGCACCATGGCCACCATACAAACATCAGCGCCCCAAGCGCCCGCGCCCAGCGACTTCAAGTACTTCTCGCCGCAGCGCCAGCACGACACCAAGGTGCACAAGTACGCCTTTCCCAAGCAGGCGCGTGGCATGCGGCGTCAGTCGACGCAGTCCGTGGACTCACAGAAGGTCAACATCGCCGGCTATCAGCCGTTGCCCATGCGATCGCGGTACAAGCACCAGGAGGTGATGTTCGAGTTAAAGTCGCCAACGAATCGCTTGACTATACGTGAATGTGATTTTGGCGGTGGCGGCGAACCCTGCGACGACGATCAGTCGATTAAGGATAGCCAGATCTTTCGTGTTAGTAAACGAAATCTTTATATGAATCATCGGTCGCCGTGGAAGGAGCGCGATCGTTATTCCAATCTCTATGAGTATTCATTCAATATTGATCTCAACTCGATTATCGAGGATGCGGCGGGCAGTGATTCGTCCTAG